In Oryza sativa Japonica Group chromosome 11, ASM3414082v1, the following are encoded in one genomic region:
- the LOC112936831 gene encoding uncharacterized protein isoform X3 — protein MPPSSSHQGTVANAFFKVWAVLIVTMQDSIRIGRPYQPKEMTLVDMLTSLWSANQLRAKTAIHLRVPLWLMWSIHASRIVWYYITSSAAARARDDDMKLVSDYMAMPTQHTSNDANPATMAGYKYIVLGEEKLKQQIKVEPPSFTQTQLAQEEVITVEKVWSQGSSDALLGEAGDSSNRFKDVCLSFALYKLLRRRFFNFPIHEASHAGTRQLVVDAILDDKKGYERAFRVTEVELSFLQDFFYSKHADVFASGFPCVRLLLSLLMTAAASYLAYAVHDMPSVSTGLTAKGRLARISHGVFVTHCIIAILVIRELWEIIVHVFSQWTNVLIICSYIRLRGRQGCWIQGLRLWMMEKVARIMFWLIGRGRSRRDRNIRQCNLVMSARTGSIARVTRVIFRTR, from the exons AAGGTACCGTGGCGAACGCCTTCTTCAAGGTGTGGGCCGTCCTCATCGTCACCATGCAGGACAGCATCCGCATCGGCCGGCCGTACCAGCCCAAGGAGATGACCCTCGTCGACATGCTCACCTCGCTGTGGTCGGCCAACCAGCTTCGGGCGAAGACGGCGATACACCTCAGGGTGCCTCTCTGGCTCATGTGGTCCATCCACGCCTCGCGCATCGTCTGGTACTACATCACCTCCAGCGCGGCTGCCAGAGCTAGAGATGATGACATGAAGCTTGTCAGTGACTACATGGCGATGCCGACGCAGCACACGTCCAACGATGCCAACCCGGCCACCATGGCGGGGTACAAGTACATCGTTCTCGGGGAGGAGAAGCTGAAGCAGCAGATAAAGGTCGAACCACCCAGCTTCACACAGACGCAACTTGCGCAGGAGGAGGTCATCACTGTGGAGAAGGTCTGGAGCCAAGGGAGCAGCGATGCCCTGCTCGGTGAGGCCGGCGACAGCAGCAACCGGTTCAAGGACGTGTGCCTCTCCTTCGCCCTGTACAAGCTGCTGCGCCGTCGGTTCTTCAACTTCCCCATACATGaggccagccatgcaggcaCCCGGCAGCTCGTTGTGGACGCCATCCTAGATGACAAGAAGGGCTACGAGAGGGCGTTCCGTGTGACGGAGGTAGAGCTGTCCTTCCTCCAGGACTTCTTCTACAGCAAGCACGCTGATGTCTTCGCCAGTGGCTTCCCTTGCGTGAGGTTGCTGCTATCGCTTCTGATGACAGCAGCTGCCTCATACCTGGCCTACGCAGTGCATGATATGCCTAGTGTTAGCACAGGCCTCACTGCCAAGGGCCGCCTCGCTAGGATCAGCCATGGAGTGTTCGTCACCCACTGCATCATCGCCATACTTGTCATTAGAGAGCTCTGGGAGATTATCGTGCACGTCTTCTCGCAGTGGACCAATGTCTTGATCATCTGCAGCTACATCAGGTTGCGAGGACGTCAAGGCTGCTGGATCCAGGGGCTGCGGCTTTGGATGATGGAGAAGGTGGCGAGGATCATGTTCTGGCTCATCGGGAGGGGACGAAGCCGACGGGACCGCAATATTCGCCAGTGCAACCTAGTGATGTCGGCTCGGACTGGAAGCATAGCCCGCGTTACAAGAGTTATCTTTAG AACAAGGTAG